A part of Candidatus Electrothrix aestuarii genomic DNA contains:
- a CDS encoding CoA-binding protein codes for MTEVVAVIGATDKPDRYANKAMHALRKHGHKVILVNPFRQEVEGQECLDSVADYDGSIDTVTLYVNPKRFEDHLDAVIKVKPKRVIMNPGTEDDGHQRILEEAGIEVVRACTLVLLSTNQFEPEQREKR; via the coding sequence ATGACAGAGGTTGTCGCTGTAATCGGAGCAACAGATAAACCGGATCGATACGCCAATAAGGCAATGCATGCCTTACGAAAACATGGGCACAAAGTGATCCTGGTGAATCCCTTTAGGCAAGAGGTTGAGGGGCAGGAATGCCTTGACTCGGTTGCTGACTACGATGGAAGCATTGACACGGTGACCCTCTATGTTAACCCAAAGCGGTTTGAGGATCATCTTGATGCTGTCATCAAAGTTAAGCCCAAGCGGGTGATCATGAATCCGGGCACAGAAGATGATGGGCATCAGCGAATCTTAGAAGAAGCCGGGATAGAGGTTGTTCGGGCCTGCACCTTGGTGTTGCTGTCCACGAATCAGTTTGAACCGGAACAGAGAGAAAAAAGATAA
- a CDS encoding type II toxin-antitoxin system RelE/ParE family toxin gives MRVTILDAAEKDLESGYRFYEKQSQGLGIYFLDSLYSDIDSLAYFGGVHQKVYGYHRLFSKRFPFAEYYRLTDDEVLVTAVLDYRRNPSWIRKQRTNS, from the coding sequence ATGAGAGTAACTATTCTTGATGCTGCTGAAAAAGACCTTGAATCGGGGTATCGTTTTTATGAAAAGCAATCCCAAGGTCTCGGGATATATTTCCTTGATTCACTGTATTCCGATATAGACTCACTGGCCTATTTCGGTGGTGTTCATCAGAAAGTTTACGGCTATCATCGGCTTTTCTCTAAACGATTCCCCTTTGCTGAATATTATCGTCTCACTGACGATGAGGTACTGGTAACAGCAGTGCTTGACTACCGAAGGAATCCAAGCTGGATAAGAAAGCAACGTACGAACAGCTAA
- a CDS encoding MMPL family transporter: MDLSTRAIQFSLRKPKIVTAIMVAFTLIIGAFIVKVHVDTDPENMLSEHEAVRVFHDQTKKEFGLYDVVVLGVVNEHNPDGVFNPETLQRVNILSKFAATLADPDDPERRVVSRDIIAPDNVDNILQAGLGQVRFEWLMKEPPKTREEALKIRDYALNNPLLKGTMVSEDGKALGIYLPITKKDFAHSVAEKLKEKIAEIGAGDDEFHITGLPVAEDTFGKEMFVQMAVSAPLAMLMIFLLMLYFFRNLQLIIAPMIIATCTVIVTMGMLIGTGNTLHIMSSMIPIFIMPIAVVDSVHILSEFFDAYQQRKNKKETLIYVMGDLFKPMFFTSLTSSAGFASLAFTPIPPVQAFGIFVALGILLAWFLTIVFIPAYVMMIPENKLENFGVDTTDSSHKNSLLNRHLRWIGKTSSGKPWVVIGVNIGIMIVGVVGILMIQVNDNPVKWFKKSHEIRVADRVLNSHFGGTYEAYLILTGKVQEMTLAQAAEQLKGKLHSALQETPAILTAALEDIDQELADSKTTQEFKDALAQLWNIELDNAPEDDDTVYDSWTKVLDILPSVGSQKEVFKRPDVLRYISDLQEHLAEKGDVGKSNTVADVVKKVHMELFEGDPQRFSIPNSVNAVAQTLISFQNSHKPDDLWHLVTPDYTKANIWLQLRSGDNKDMERVIEDIDQYFAENPPPVELSHDWAGLTYINVVWQDKMVTGMLESFLSSFVVVFLMMAVLFRSPTWGLLAMVPLTFTIGFIYGVIGLIGKDYDMPVAVLSSLALGLAVDFAIHFLQRTRMTMAKTGDWNAAIRDMFDEPARAILRNIIVIAIGFTPLLLAPLVPYQTVGIFLATIMLYSGMATLWILPALLTVMKDWVFKKELKVIAEKTEG, from the coding sequence CCTCATTATCGGGGCCTTTATTGTAAAGGTGCATGTGGACACTGATCCGGAAAACATGCTCTCTGAGCATGAGGCGGTGCGTGTCTTTCACGATCAGACAAAGAAAGAGTTCGGACTCTATGATGTGGTTGTCCTGGGTGTGGTCAATGAACACAACCCGGACGGGGTGTTTAACCCGGAAACCCTGCAGCGGGTCAACATCCTGAGTAAATTTGCTGCCACCCTGGCAGATCCTGATGACCCGGAACGTCGAGTGGTGAGCCGGGATATCATTGCTCCAGATAATGTGGATAATATCCTCCAGGCCGGGCTGGGACAGGTCCGCTTTGAGTGGCTGATGAAGGAACCGCCCAAGACCCGCGAAGAAGCCCTGAAAATTCGCGATTACGCCCTGAACAACCCACTGCTCAAGGGCACGATGGTCTCTGAAGATGGCAAGGCCCTGGGCATCTACCTGCCTATCACCAAAAAAGATTTTGCCCATTCTGTTGCGGAAAAACTGAAAGAGAAGATTGCTGAAATCGGCGCAGGTGATGACGAATTCCATATCACCGGTCTGCCTGTGGCTGAGGACACCTTTGGTAAGGAGATGTTTGTCCAGATGGCGGTTTCCGCGCCCCTGGCTATGCTGATGATCTTCCTGCTCATGCTCTATTTTTTCCGCAATCTCCAGCTGATCATCGCCCCCATGATCATCGCGACGTGTACGGTGATTGTAACCATGGGAATGCTCATCGGCACCGGCAACACCCTGCATATCATGAGCTCCATGATCCCCATCTTTATCATGCCCATTGCGGTGGTGGATTCGGTTCATATCTTATCCGAATTTTTTGATGCCTATCAGCAGCGTAAGAACAAAAAAGAGACCCTGATTTACGTCATGGGCGATCTGTTCAAGCCCATGTTTTTCACCTCTCTGACCTCTTCCGCCGGGTTTGCCTCTTTGGCCTTTACACCCATCCCGCCGGTTCAGGCCTTTGGTATTTTTGTGGCTCTGGGTATTCTGCTGGCTTGGTTCCTGACCATTGTTTTCATCCCGGCTTATGTAATGATGATCCCGGAGAACAAACTGGAGAATTTCGGTGTTGATACCACGGACAGCTCTCATAAAAATTCCCTGCTCAACCGCCATCTGCGCTGGATTGGCAAGACTTCTTCTGGTAAGCCCTGGGTGGTTATCGGCGTCAATATAGGCATCATGATCGTGGGTGTGGTTGGCATTCTCATGATCCAGGTGAATGATAACCCGGTCAAGTGGTTTAAGAAGAGTCACGAAATCCGGGTAGCAGACAGGGTGTTGAACAGCCATTTCGGTGGAACCTATGAAGCCTACCTGATCCTGACCGGCAAAGTGCAGGAAATGACTCTGGCTCAGGCAGCTGAGCAGCTGAAAGGAAAACTCCATTCCGCCCTGCAAGAGACCCCGGCCATCCTGACCGCTGCCCTGGAAGATATAGACCAGGAGCTTGCAGACAGCAAAACAACGCAGGAGTTCAAAGATGCCCTGGCGCAGCTCTGGAATATCGAACTTGACAATGCGCCGGAGGACGATGATACTGTGTACGATTCCTGGACTAAAGTCCTGGATATCCTGCCCAGTGTAGGCAGCCAGAAAGAGGTATTTAAGCGTCCTGATGTGCTACGCTACATCTCGGATTTGCAGGAGCATCTGGCCGAGAAAGGTGATGTGGGCAAGTCCAACACCGTGGCCGATGTGGTCAAAAAGGTGCATATGGAGCTGTTCGAAGGTGATCCGCAACGCTTTTCCATCCCGAACTCGGTCAATGCTGTGGCCCAGACCCTGATATCCTTTCAGAACAGCCATAAACCTGATGATCTCTGGCATCTGGTTACCCCGGATTACACCAAGGCCAATATCTGGCTCCAGTTGCGCAGCGGCGATAATAAGGATATGGAACGGGTTATTGAGGATATTGACCAGTACTTTGCTGAGAATCCGCCGCCTGTGGAGTTGAGCCATGACTGGGCAGGTCTGACCTACATCAATGTGGTTTGGCAGGACAAGATGGTCACCGGTATGCTGGAATCCTTTCTGTCCAGCTTTGTTGTGGTCTTCCTGATGATGGCTGTTCTGTTCCGCTCACCGACCTGGGGCCTGCTGGCAATGGTGCCGCTGACCTTTACCATCGGCTTTATCTACGGCGTGATTGGTCTGATCGGCAAGGACTACGATATGCCGGTGGCCGTACTCTCCTCCTTGGCTTTGGGCCTGGCTGTGGACTTTGCTATCCATTTCCTCCAGCGCACCAGGATGACTATGGCCAAGACCGGGGATTGGAACGCGGCTATCCGGGATATGTTTGATGAACCGGCTCGGGCGATTCTGCGTAACATCATTGTTATCGCCATCGGCTTTACCCCGCTGCTGCTGGCACCGCTGGTTCCCTATCAAACCGTGGGTATCTTCCTGGCTACCATTATGCTCTACTCGGGTATGGCGACCCTGTGGATTCTTCCGGCTTTATTGACGGTGATGAAGGATTGGGTGTTTAAGAAGGAGCTGAAGGTGATCGCGGAGAAAACTGAAGGGTGA
- a CDS encoding addiction module protein, producing the protein MINKSDVKRMPLNQKLRIMEMIWDDLSSNEDSVDSPSWHKDTLQEREKGLETGDMTASSWEEAKERIKRNVT; encoded by the coding sequence ATGATCAATAAATCCGACGTAAAAAGAATGCCGCTTAACCAGAAGCTCAGGATTATGGAAATGATCTGGGATGACCTGAGTAGCAACGAAGACTCTGTCGACTCACCCTCCTGGCACAAGGATACCCTGCAAGAAAGGGAAAAAGGACTGGAGACCGGTGACATGACTGCTTCCTCCTGGGAAGAAGCCAAAGAGAGAATCAAAAGGAATGTTACATGA
- the rnhA gene encoding ribonuclease HI, producing the protein MTTLKKITIYTDGGCQGNPGPGGYGAVLLYGEHRKELSGGYKLTTNNRMELLACIAALEALKEKCDVTVYSDSKYVVESFEKGWAKRWRANGWKRNKKDKAENPDLWERLLDISEEHEVKFKWVKGHAGNKENERCDELAAEAAKQDNLPQDKKYKEAVNLKEQNLTYSLF; encoded by the coding sequence ATGACAACCCTAAAAAAAATAACAATCTACACTGATGGCGGTTGCCAAGGTAATCCCGGTCCCGGAGGGTATGGTGCTGTTCTTTTATACGGAGAGCATCGCAAAGAACTATCCGGCGGTTACAAATTAACGACAAACAACAGAATGGAGCTGTTAGCCTGTATTGCCGCCTTGGAAGCCCTGAAAGAAAAATGCGACGTAACTGTATACAGCGATTCAAAATATGTTGTGGAAAGTTTTGAAAAAGGTTGGGCAAAAAGATGGAGAGCAAACGGTTGGAAAAGAAACAAAAAGGATAAAGCTGAAAACCCTGATTTATGGGAAAGACTTCTTGATATCTCCGAAGAACATGAGGTGAAATTTAAATGGGTGAAAGGACATGCAGGGAACAAGGAAAATGAAAGATGTGATGAGCTGGCTGCCGAAGCGGCAAAGCAGGATAATCTTCCGCAAGACAAAAAGTATAAAGAAGCAGTAAATTTGAAGGAACAAAATCTCACTTATTCTTTGTTTTGA